Proteins encoded within one genomic window of Flavobacterium gilvum:
- a CDS encoding CBS domain-containing protein — translation MTVNQILSTKGKEVYSIVSTITVYEALKVLGEKNIGAIPVIEDGLLKGILSERDYARKIVLKDKSSKETLVSEIMEREVVTVKPSDNVDYCMELMSKRRIRHLPVVENNAVIGLVSIGDVVKTIIEIQKETIKHLDSYISQ, via the coding sequence ATGACTGTAAATCAAATATTAAGCACAAAAGGGAAAGAGGTTTATTCTATTGTTTCTACCATTACCGTATACGAAGCACTGAAGGTTTTAGGAGAAAAAAATATTGGGGCTATTCCTGTGATTGAAGATGGACTCTTGAAAGGGATTCTGTCTGAAAGAGATTATGCCAGAAAAATTGTTTTAAAGGATAAATCTTCCAAGGAAACACTCGTAAGTGAAATTATGGAAAGAGAGGTTGTTACCGTTAAGCCTTCAGATAATGTGGATTATTGTATGGAATTAATGAGTAAAAGAAGAATCAGACATTTACCAGTTGTTGAAAATAATGCAGTAATTGGACTCGTATCTATTGGGGATGTCGTAAAAACTATAATTGAAATCCAAAAAGAAACTATTAAACATTTGGATTCCTATATATCGCAATAA
- the ruvA gene encoding Holliday junction branch migration protein RuvA, translating to MIAHLQGKLVEKTPTDVVIDCGGVGYHVNISLHTYSLLPNVDFVKLYTYLQIKEDAHTLFGFVEKSEREIFKMLLSVSGIGAGIARTMLSSLDPKQIINAIASGDVATIQKIKGIGGKTAQRVILDLKDKVLKLYDLDEVSMSLNNTNRDEALSALEVLGFVRKTSEKVVEKIIKEDPEATVEAIIKKALKNL from the coding sequence ATGATAGCACATTTACAAGGGAAGTTAGTGGAGAAAACTCCGACAGATGTCGTGATAGACTGCGGAGGAGTTGGTTATCACGTCAATATATCATTACATACTTATTCATTGTTGCCCAATGTTGATTTTGTAAAACTTTATACCTACCTTCAAATAAAGGAAGATGCTCATACTTTATTTGGATTTGTTGAAAAATCAGAAAGGGAAATTTTTAAAATGTTATTGTCGGTTTCTGGAATTGGAGCCGGTATCGCACGAACGATGCTTTCGTCTTTAGACCCCAAACAAATCATTAATGCAATTGCTTCAGGAGACGTGGCCACCATTCAAAAAATAAAAGGAATTGGGGGTAAAACGGCACAAAGGGTAATTCTTGATTTAAAAGACAAAGTGTTAAAATTATATGATTTAGATGAAGTTTCAATGTCTCTGAACAATACGAACAGAGATGAAGCGTTATCTGCACTGGAAGTTCTTGGATTTGTTAGAAAAACATCTGAAAAAGTTGTTGAAAAAATCATCAAAGAAGACCCAGAAGCCACTGTGGAGGCTATAATTAAAAAAGCTTTAAAAAATTTATAA
- a CDS encoding NADP-dependent malic enzyme has protein sequence MDKDSKRREALLYHAKPTPGKIQVVPTKKYATQRDLSLAYSPGVAEPCLEIVKDINNVYKYTAKGNLVAVISNGTAVLGLGNIGPEAGKPVMEGKGLLFKIFSDIDVFDIEIGTENVEEFIQTVKNIAPTFGGINLEDIKAPESFEIERRLVEELNIPVMHDDQHGTAIISSAALINALELAEKKAEEVKVVVSGAGSAAIACTDLYVLLGVKKENILMYNSKGLLTKDNPSLSELQQKYAVEGERISLEDAVKGADVFIGLSSSDVLSAQMLLSMADSPIVFAMANPNPEIDYNLAISTRKDVIMATGRSDHPNQVNNVLGFPYIFRGALDVRATKINEAMKMAAVKSLAALAKENVPEQVNIAYGATKLVFGRDYIIPKPFDPRLIAVVAPAVAKAAMESGVALNPITDWEKYEEELLNRLGNDNKMVRMITNRAKTDPKRVVFAEAEQLDVLKAAQIVYEEGIGFPILLGNKEIIMELKQELGFDADIPIVDPKLDEEKERRSRYAVALWESRKRNGISLFDAEKFMRERNYFAAMMVSAGEADALVSGHSRSYPSVVKPMLQIIGKAPNVSLVATTNIMMTNRGPMFLADTAINVDPTAEELAKIAVMTANAAKMFGVEPVIAMVSYSNFGSSGNKSATKVQEAVAYLHKNHPEIIVDGEVQADFALNPEMLAAKFPFSKLAGQKVNTLVFPNLESANITYKLLKELDKVGSIGPIMMGMKHPVHVFQLGASVEEMVNMAAIAVIDAQEKSMRLKGK, from the coding sequence ATGGATAAAGATAGTAAAAGAAGAGAGGCGTTATTGTATCACGCAAAACCCACTCCAGGAAAGATCCAAGTAGTTCCTACTAAAAAATATGCAACACAAAGAGATTTGTCCTTGGCATATTCTCCGGGAGTTGCAGAACCGTGTTTGGAAATTGTAAAAGACATCAATAATGTTTATAAATATACAGCCAAAGGGAATTTGGTAGCCGTTATTTCAAACGGAACTGCAGTTTTGGGACTGGGCAATATTGGTCCCGAAGCTGGAAAACCAGTAATGGAAGGGAAGGGGCTTTTGTTTAAAATATTTTCAGATATCGATGTGTTTGATATTGAAATTGGAACCGAAAATGTTGAAGAGTTTATTCAGACAGTAAAGAATATTGCACCTACTTTTGGTGGAATTAATTTGGAAGACATTAAAGCTCCCGAATCTTTTGAAATCGAACGTAGATTGGTTGAAGAGTTAAATATTCCTGTAATGCATGATGATCAACACGGTACGGCAATTATATCTTCGGCTGCTTTAATCAATGCTTTGGAGTTGGCCGAAAAAAAGGCAGAAGAGGTAAAAGTGGTGGTGTCCGGAGCAGGATCGGCTGCAATTGCCTGTACTGATTTGTATGTTTTGCTGGGAGTAAAAAAAGAGAATATTTTGATGTATAACAGTAAAGGACTTTTGACCAAAGATAACCCTTCTTTGTCTGAATTACAGCAAAAGTATGCAGTAGAAGGAGAACGTATCAGTCTAGAAGATGCTGTAAAAGGAGCCGATGTTTTCATAGGACTTTCCTCTTCCGATGTTTTGAGTGCTCAAATGTTGTTGTCAATGGCAGATAGCCCAATTGTATTTGCAATGGCGAATCCAAATCCAGAAATTGATTACAATCTTGCCATTTCAACTCGAAAAGATGTTATTATGGCAACAGGTCGTTCCGATCATCCTAATCAAGTAAATAACGTACTTGGATTTCCATATATTTTTAGAGGAGCACTCGATGTACGTGCTACAAAAATTAACGAGGCAATGAAAATGGCGGCAGTGAAATCCCTTGCGGCACTTGCGAAAGAGAACGTTCCGGAGCAGGTAAACATTGCTTATGGAGCTACCAAATTGGTTTTTGGTAGAGATTATATTATTCCAAAACCTTTTGATCCTAGGTTGATTGCTGTTGTTGCCCCAGCTGTTGCCAAAGCTGCAATGGAATCGGGCGTGGCATTGAATCCAATTACGGATTGGGAGAAATACGAAGAAGAACTTTTGAATCGTTTGGGCAACGACAATAAAATGGTTCGAATGATTACCAATAGGGCCAAAACAGATCCAAAACGAGTAGTTTTTGCGGAAGCGGAACAATTGGATGTGTTAAAAGCGGCTCAGATTGTTTATGAAGAAGGTATCGGTTTCCCAATTTTATTAGGTAATAAGGAAATCATAATGGAGTTGAAGCAAGAGCTTGGTTTTGATGCAGATATTCCAATTGTTGATCCTAAACTTGATGAAGAAAAAGAAAGAAGGTCAAGATATGCTGTTGCATTGTGGGAGTCTAGAAAAAGAAACGGAATATCTCTTTTTGATGCTGAAAAGTTCATGAGAGAAAGAAATTATTTTGCCGCCATGATGGTTAGTGCTGGCGAAGCTGATGCATTGGTTTCCGGGCATTCACGTAGTTATCCATCAGTAGTGAAACCGATGTTGCAAATCATTGGTAAGGCGCCAAATGTTTCTTTGGTTGCGACCACAAATATAATGATGACCAATCGTGGGCCTATGTTTTTGGCGGATACAGCGATAAACGTTGATCCAACGGCCGAGGAATTAGCCAAAATTGCTGTAATGACTGCCAATGCAGCAAAAATGTTTGGTGTTGAGCCAGTAATTGCAATGGTGTCTTATTCAAATTTTGGATCATCAGGAAACAAAAGTGCGACAAAAGTGCAGGAAGCAGTAGCTTATTTACATAAAAATCACCCTGAAATTATTGTTGATGGAGAAGTTCAGGCAGATTTTGCTTTGAATCCAGAGATGTTGGCAGCAAAATTTCCTTTCTCAAAACTAGCAGGACAAAAAGTGAATACATTGGTTTTTCCAAATCTGGAATCGGCCAATATTACTTATAAACTTTTGAAAGAGTTGGATAAAGTGGGTTCTATCGGACCAATTATGATGGGAATGAAACATCCTGTTCACGTTTTCCAATTGGGCGCCAGTGTTGAAGAAATGGTAAATATGGCTGCTATTGCAGTTATCGATGCACAAGAAAAAAGCATGAGGTTAAAAGGTAAATAA
- a CDS encoding OmpA family protein → MKIKKLRYSLFLSVLFLHGFAQKGTESRGDNNYDRFAYVDAVENYEKVANKGYQNEKMFQKLGNAYYFMGEFSQALKWYKQLFELYPNQEPEYFYRYSQTLKSNGDYAKADQMLEQFNQKSVNDKRGLLFKENKDYLEEIKANSGRFQVVDAGVNSQFSDYGSAFFGNKLVFTSARDTGGVSKNVFKWTNKSFTNLYWSEIKPDGEMTSPQSFERKINSKFNESTPVFTQDGKTMYFTRNNYSGGKRGRDTNQNTLLKLYKATLNAEGKWDKVTELSFNSNQYSVAHPALSPDEKELYFASDMPGTLGQSDLFRVKINPDGSYGTPENLGPEINTEGRETFPFISNDNELFFASDGRPGLGGLDVFMAKIEVDQSFYNIQNVGEPINSKQDDFGFIINSKSRNGFFSSNREGGKGYDDIYRFVENKKLTCEQTISGYVNDKDSGAILPNAKISLFDASFKLIQEVQADWQGRYSFPANCGKSYYIRGEKEEYMTNEVFVKTKTIQSGNKEVPIVLERRIKPVGVGTDLAKTLNIPIIYFDVDKSDIRKDAAYELAKVLAVMEEFPEMKIEVRSHTDSRQTAKYNEKLSNKRAKSTVDWLVKNGINAARLIGNGYGESQLVNNCSDGVKCTEEEHQANRRSEFIIVSMH, encoded by the coding sequence ATGAAAATTAAAAAATTACGATATAGTCTGTTCTTGAGTGTTTTATTTTTACATGGATTTGCCCAAAAAGGAACCGAGTCTAGAGGCGACAATAATTATGATCGTTTTGCCTATGTTGATGCTGTAGAAAATTATGAAAAAGTTGCAAATAAGGGGTATCAAAATGAGAAGATGTTCCAAAAACTTGGAAATGCTTATTATTTCATGGGCGAATTTTCTCAGGCCTTAAAATGGTACAAACAACTTTTTGAATTGTATCCCAATCAGGAACCGGAGTATTTTTATCGTTATTCCCAGACTTTAAAATCCAATGGTGATTATGCAAAAGCAGATCAAATGTTGGAACAGTTTAATCAAAAAAGTGTCAACGACAAAAGAGGATTGTTGTTTAAAGAAAATAAAGATTATCTCGAGGAAATTAAAGCAAATTCAGGGCGTTTTCAGGTAGTTGATGCAGGTGTAAATTCTCAATTTTCAGATTATGGAAGTGCTTTTTTTGGAAATAAATTAGTGTTTACTTCGGCCAGAGATACCGGAGGTGTTTCCAAAAATGTATTTAAATGGACTAATAAATCGTTTACCAATTTGTATTGGTCAGAAATCAAGCCTGATGGAGAAATGACTTCTCCTCAAAGTTTTGAACGCAAGATTAATTCTAAGTTTAATGAGTCAACTCCTGTATTTACACAAGATGGAAAGACGATGTATTTTACCAGAAATAATTATTCGGGAGGAAAAAGAGGAAGGGATACCAATCAAAATACTTTATTGAAGTTGTATAAAGCAACTCTAAACGCTGAAGGGAAATGGGATAAAGTAACCGAATTGTCTTTTAATAGTAACCAATACAGTGTAGCTCATCCTGCTTTGAGTCCAGATGAAAAAGAGTTGTATTTTGCTTCGGATATGCCTGGAACATTGGGACAGTCTGATTTGTTTAGAGTAAAAATCAATCCTGATGGTAGTTATGGTACTCCCGAAAATCTTGGCCCAGAAATCAATACAGAAGGACGAGAAACTTTTCCTTTTATTTCAAATGATAATGAACTGTTTTTTGCTAGTGATGGAAGACCCGGCTTGGGAGGACTTGATGTTTTTATGGCAAAAATTGAGGTGGATCAAAGTTTTTACAATATTCAAAATGTCGGCGAGCCAATAAATAGTAAGCAAGATGATTTTGGTTTTATAATCAATAGTAAAAGCAGAAATGGTTTTTTTAGTTCAAATAGAGAAGGCGGGAAAGGATACGATGATATTTACCGATTTGTTGAGAACAAAAAACTGACCTGCGAACAAACAATTTCTGGATATGTAAACGACAAGGATTCGGGTGCAATACTTCCAAATGCCAAAATAAGTTTGTTCGATGCCAGTTTTAAGTTAATTCAAGAGGTTCAAGCCGATTGGCAAGGGCGTTATAGTTTTCCAGCAAATTGCGGTAAATCGTACTATATCAGAGGTGAAAAAGAAGAGTATATGACCAATGAAGTTTTTGTCAAAACAAAAACGATCCAATCTGGAAATAAAGAAGTGCCTATAGTCCTTGAACGACGTATAAAACCGGTTGGTGTTGGAACAGATTTGGCAAAAACATTGAATATTCCAATTATTTATTTTGATGTTGATAAATCTGATATTCGTAAAGATGCGGCTTATGAATTAGCCAAAGTATTAGCTGTAATGGAGGAATTTCCCGAGATGAAAATCGAAGTTCGTTCCCATACAGACAGCAGACAAACAGCTAAGTATAATGAAAAATTATCGAATAAAAGAGCCAAATCTACTGTAGATTGGCTAGTGAAAAACGGAATAAATGCTGCCCGATTAATAGGGAACGGATATGGAGAATCACAATTGGTAAACAATTGTTCCGATGGAGTAAAATGTACAGAAGAAGAACATCAGGCTAATAGAAGAAGCGAATTTATTATTGTTTCAATGCACTGA
- a CDS encoding PorP/SprF family type IX secretion system membrane protein yields the protein MKTRIIGLVALLFTIVSSAQQDAQYTQYMYNTIVVNPAYAGSRQAMSIFALHRNQWVGVDGAPVTNAFSINTPFKESKVGLGLSVVNDKIGISTENNIAADFSYTIPASEKYKLSFGLKASANLLSLDFSKLSYQPGDPNAYQDNIDNKFSPNIGVGFYLHSDNGYVGLSAPNLIETEHFDKSDNSNSSSHIAKEKINYYLIAGYVFDLSPSLKFKPSLETKYVQGAPLQVDVSANFMLNEKFVAGLAYRWNAAMSAMVGFQVSDSWFIGYAYDFDTTEFAKYNSGSHELFLRFELFNRYDKIISPRFF from the coding sequence ATGAAAACAAGAATAATCGGATTGGTAGCATTGCTTTTTACAATTGTCAGTTCGGCCCAACAAGACGCACAATATACCCAATATATGTATAATACTATTGTGGTAAACCCTGCTTATGCGGGATCAAGACAAGCGATGAGTATTTTTGCTTTGCACCGAAACCAATGGGTTGGAGTCGATGGAGCTCCGGTAACTAATGCTTTTTCTATAAATACTCCGTTTAAAGAAAGTAAAGTAGGTTTGGGATTGTCTGTTGTAAATGATAAAATTGGAATTTCGACAGAGAATAATATTGCGGCGGACTTTTCGTATACTATACCAGCATCAGAGAAGTATAAACTTTCCTTTGGATTAAAAGCAAGTGCCAATCTATTAAGTTTAGATTTTAGTAAACTTAGTTATCAGCCCGGAGACCCAAATGCTTATCAGGATAATATTGACAATAAGTTTTCGCCAAATATTGGAGTTGGATTCTATTTACATTCTGATAATGGTTACGTTGGATTATCGGCTCCAAATTTGATCGAAACAGAACATTTTGATAAATCTGATAATTCGAATTCTTCAAGTCATATTGCCAAAGAGAAAATCAATTATTACTTAATTGCAGGATACGTATTTGATTTGAGCCCAAGTCTGAAATTTAAGCCATCATTGGAAACAAAGTATGTTCAAGGCGCTCCTTTGCAAGTTGATGTTTCAGCCAATTTTATGCTGAACGAAAAATTTGTTGCCGGACTTGCTTATAGATGGAATGCAGCCATGAGCGCCATGGTTGGGTTCCAAGTTAGCGATTCATGGTTTATTGGTTATGCCTATGATTTTGATACTACTGAATTTGCAAAATACAATTCGGGTTCCCACGAATTATTTTTACGATTTGAATTGTTTAATAGATACGACAAAATTATCTCTCCAAGATTTTTTTAA